The following coding sequences are from one Methanosarcina sp. WWM596 window:
- a CDS encoding winged helix-turn-helix domain-containing protein — MANNGAKKTHIVYEVNLNFNIAQKYLEMLKEKELIRNENGLFITTDKGKVFQDIAKEIEL, encoded by the coding sequence ATAGCAAATAATGGGGCAAAGAAAACCCATATCGTTTATGAGGTAAATCTTAACTTCAACATTGCTCAGAAATACCTGGAAATGTTAAAAGAAAAAGAGCTTATCAGGAATGAAAACGGGCTTTTCATCACGACTGATAAAGGAAAGGTTTTTCAGGATATAGCTAAGGAAATCGAGCTTTAA